In Deltaproteobacteria bacterium, the following are encoded in one genomic region:
- a CDS encoding substrate-binding domain-containing protein, translating to MNNKSFKRIFATLLALSFVAVIVTCFAVPEGFSQEARYRLDRDTAFDVFLKKHAWLDWWNNAPIIGQYKKDPPYKIGFITSWRGNPWQEVNIREFKREVERSPLITEYVHMDSAGSVDTQISNLRDMFTMFKAGKLDGIIVDPLDPMALVDTIDEIYDAGCPIILFNDAANTTKYNCYIGNDPWTFGTLSAEWLAKELGYKGKILFFRGLKGYPIDIGRSGGGLSVFKKYPDIKIAAIEYADWSYDKAKKKFIDMVAAHPRFDAIYSVGGQMSNAITDAMIELGMDPSKYPHASEDQNGFMQKCIKYNIKAFASCHPSICSAISVVMMQMLLQGYPVPRMYFYPTPGIPSEKFKDFVRPNAPEGIFVFTPLPDKVLNEIIK from the coding sequence ATGAACAACAAGAGTTTTAAGAGAATCTTTGCAACCTTGCTCGCTCTGAGCTTTGTCGCTGTGATCGTGACCTGCTTCGCCGTCCCGGAAGGGTTTTCCCAGGAGGCCAGGTATCGCCTGGACAGGGACACGGCCTTCGATGTATTCCTGAAAAAGCATGCGTGGCTCGATTGGTGGAACAACGCGCCCATAATCGGGCAGTACAAGAAAGACCCTCCCTACAAGATCGGGTTCATAACCAGTTGGCGAGGCAATCCCTGGCAAGAGGTCAACATCCGGGAGTTCAAACGGGAGGTGGAAAGATCGCCCCTCATCACGGAATACGTGCACATGGACAGCGCGGGATCGGTGGATACCCAGATTTCCAACCTCAGGGACATGTTCACCATGTTCAAGGCCGGCAAGCTCGACGGAATCATCGTCGATCCCCTCGATCCCATGGCCCTCGTGGACACGATCGATGAGATCTACGACGCCGGATGCCCGATCATTCTGTTCAACGACGCGGCCAACACGACAAAGTACAACTGTTACATCGGAAACGACCCCTGGACATTCGGGACCCTCAGCGCAGAGTGGTTGGCAAAAGAGCTGGGGTACAAGGGCAAGATCCTCTTTTTCCGCGGCCTGAAGGGTTATCCGATCGACATCGGCCGCAGCGGTGGAGGACTGTCGGTTTTCAAGAAATACCCTGACATAAAGATCGCAGCCATCGAATACGCAGATTGGTCATATGACAAGGCCAAGAAAAAGTTCATCGACATGGTCGCAGCGCATCCTCGATTCGACGCGATCTACTCTGTTGGAGGCCAGATGTCCAATGCCATAACCGATGCCATGATCGAACTCGGTATGGATCCGAGTAAGTATCCCCACGCTTCCGAGGATCAGAACGGGTTCATGCAAAAGTGCATCAAGTACAACATCAAGGCCTTCGCATCATGCCATCCGTCGATATGCAGCGCCATCTCCGTGGTCATGATGCAGATGCTCCTCCAGGGATATCCTGTTCCGAGGATGTATTTCTACCCGACACCGGGGATTCCTTCAGAGAAATTCAAGGATTTCGTCCGACCGAACGCGCCGGAAGGCATATTCGTCTTTACGCCGCTGCCGGACAAGGTGCTCAATGAGATCATCAAGTGA